A window of Komagataella phaffii GS115 chromosome 1, complete sequence contains these coding sequences:
- a CDS encoding Protein kinase with similarity to mammalian phosphoinositide-dependent kinase 1 (PDK1), with the protein MSKKTAEDFEFGECIGLGSYSKVYKGVSVQSRKVFAIKVVSKNQILKENKIKYVNIEKNTLNKLGHHPGIVTLYYTFQDMDSLFFVIDYANNGELLSLISRLGSFSEILAGYYVTQLVDVVEFIHSKGVVHRDLKPENVLLNNEYKLMVTDFGAARVFDDKGENNSDPSSYQNDSPPPNESFPGSRQGSFVGTAEYVSPELLKYNHVGFECDLWALGCILYQLIVGRPPFKGKSDYLTFEKIIALDYSFPNYFIPQSIKDLISKLLVLDPKDRFTIEDVKSHEWFQNVQWDNKNSIWKKPTPKLEPYNPRIYSIRSTTSQMRLKQQQEQKLQQTESMIRSASTSLFPHSTQIAQRTSQKTLNKVLSQKIAEKNNELSLKHQTTLNALYNSPMRTPPKTAPRAESKALRKVASNSGSAMEWNFQNSPPIAHHNGDSGIPYLASSSSSSPIQPHCPKDGFGGYSSNWNKGPNISTARERRNSLQMVDNSKQMQTPPLSKGRSRTSPSATQKKAEVVRAPAQLRSSLVNPILLDNNIPKDIKAKLGLNESILKLDNIFKTELVYKRFEDVQLDDKTLNDIIEKNRTKLYNDAKNCVMVITSLARILLFEINCDFQLSTPQSSSMMQAFPFYKAFQEIKLTNKNVSIYDYDFDEQQRTGYLVSELSNINKLILIRTFEPELFPGNAGVRVGFSTHKEKSWIESLLKAKDLIRSGNKKKQESKKTSNGTKVVGKKAASNIIQGSKTSTTQKKPSPNNNVAESMKNLNIKSKQVPNSSTSSQLNVIIKQQNNQNKFAAAAAAASTKKSAVN; encoded by the coding sequence ATGTCTAAGAAGACCGCCGAAGATTTCGAATTTGGTGAATGCATTGGTTTAGGATCCTACTCAAAAGTATACAAGGGAGTCTCAGTTCAATCTCGTAAAGTTTTTGCCATCAAGGTAGTTTCCAAGAAtcagattttgaaggagaatAAGATTAAATATGTtaacattgaaaagaacaCTCTCAACAAATTAGGTCACCATCCTGGAATTGTCACCTTGTATTATACTTTTCAAGACATGGAttcattattttttgtcATTGACTATGCCAACAACGGAGAACTCTTGTCACTCATCTCAAGACTAGGTTCCTTCAGCGAGATACTAGCAGGCTACTATGTAACCCAACTCGTAGATGTGGTTGAGTTTATACACTCCAAGGGTGTCGTTCATAGAGATTTGAAGCCAGAAaatgttcttttgaataacGAATACAAACTGATGGTAACTGATTTCGGAGCTGCAAGAGTGTTCGACGACAAGGGTGAGAATAACTCTGATCCATCCAGTTATCAAAACGACAGCCCCCCTCCAAATGAATCATTTCCTGGTAGTAGACAAGGGTCGTTTGTTGGAACTGCAGAGTACGTTTCTCCGGAATTGCTCAAATACAACCACGTAGGATTTGAATGCGACCTGTGGGCACTAGGTTGCATTCTTTACCAATTAATTGTTGGAAGACCCCCATTTAAGGGGAAAAGTGATTACCTtacatttgaaaaaattatagCGTTGGATTACTCCTTTCCTAATTACTTCATTCCTCAGAGTATAAAAGATTTAATCTCGAAACTTTTAGTACTGGACCCAAAAGATCGATTTACGATAGAAGACGTCAAATCCCATGAGtggtttcaaaatgtcCAGTGGGATAATAAGAATAGCATTTGGAAAAAACCCActccaaaacttgaacCCTATAACCCACGAATCTATTCAATTAGGTCCACTACATCTCAAATGAGATTAAAGCAGCAACAGGAACAGAAGCTTCAGCAGACCGAATCTATGATTCGGTCAGCCTCCACTTCTTTGTTTCCCCACTCTACTCAGATTGCCCAAAGAACATCtcagaaaactttgaacaaggttctttctcaaaagattgCCGAAAAGAACAATGAACTAAGCTTGAAACACCAGACAACGCTAAATGCATTATACAACAGTCCAATGAGAACTCCTCCCAAAACGGCACCAAGAGCTGAGTCAAAAGCTCTCCGAAAAGTGGCATCGAACTCAGGTTCGGCGATGGAATGGAACTTTCAGAACTCTCCTCCTATCGCACATCATAACGGAGATTCAGGCATACCATACCTGGcatcctcatcttcttcttctccaatcCAACCTCATTGTCCTAAAGATGGTTTTGGCGGTTACTCCtccaattggaacaaaGGTCCCAATATCTCCACAGCTAGGGAGCGACGGAACAGTTTGCAAATGGTTGATAATTCCAAACAAATGCAGACTCCCCCACTATCCAAAGGCCGAAGTAGAACTAGCCCATCAGCTACTCAGAAAAAAGCAGAAGTTGTGCGAGCTCCTGCTCAATTGCGTTCGTCGCTTGTTAATCCGATACTGCTAGACAACAATATTCCAAAGGATATCAAGGCAAAACTAGGCTTAAATGAGTCAATTCTTAAACTTGATAACATATTCAAAACTGAGTTAGTGTACAAGCGGTTCGAAGATGTTCAGTTGGATgacaaaactttgaatgaTATTATTGAGAAGAATAGAACGAAACTGTACAACGATGCGAAGAACTGCGTGATGGTCATCACCAGTCTTGCGCGGATTcttttgtttgaaataAACTGTGATTTTCAGCTGAGTACTCCGCAATCATCATCTATGATGCAAGCTTTCCCATTTTATAAAGCGttccaagaaatcaaaCTCACAAACAAGAATGTTTCGATTTATGActatgattttgatgaacaGCAACGGACAGGTTATTTGGTGTCTGAGCTGAGTAACATTAATAAGCTCATATTAATACGGACGTTTGAACCAGAGCTGTTCCCTGGAAATGCGGGAGTGAGAGTTGGTTTCAGTACTCATAAGGAAAAGTCGTGGATAGAAAGCCTTTTAAAGGCAAAAGACTTGATTCGTAGCGGAAATaaaaagaagcaagaatcaaagaaaacttcaaaTGGTACTAAAGTTGTAGGAAAGAAAGCGGCCTCTAATATTATTCAGGGTTCGAAAACTAGCACCACACAAAAAAAGCCATCTCCCAACAACAATGTTGCCGAAAGCATGAAAAATCTGAACATCAAGTCTAAGCAAGTACCGAATAGTTCAACATCATCTCAATTAAACGTGATCATTAAACAACAGAATAACCAGAACAAATTTGCAGCAGCTGCTGCTGCCGCAAGTACAAAGAAATCTGCCGTGAACTAA
- a CDS encoding Co-chaperone that binds to Hsp82p and activates its ATPase activity has translation MVVNNPNNWHWVDKNCIDWSRQYFKEALVGLESTGEAATVAVSDLTSVEGDVEVCQRKGKVISLFDLKLVLEFIGSTNAATSKTIKGSITIPEVAYDSERDDYQFDVSVHSNPDVDNQTEEQIRALAKSKLIPQLREKLFQFGVDLIKVHGSDIQLPAEQVKSQYTKSNQLQKEKVNTQIFKKSTPVSIDGSNSSSRVPKYNTSTLHLEPVFNTSADQLYMTLLDKERVAAWTRAPPNIEPKEGSSFELFGGNISGKIEKLESNKKIVQSWRLATWEKGHYAQLEISFHQGSTETKMEVNFTGIPVGEEDAVQSNFEEYYIRSIKVTFGFGAVL, from the coding sequence ATGGTCGTCAATAATCCTAACAACTGGCATTGGGTAGATAAGAATTGTATTGATTGGAGTAGACAGTACTTCAAGGAGGCTTTAGTGGGTTTAGAATCAACAGGTGAAGCGGCTACTGTAGCCGTCAGCGACTTAACTTCTGTCGAAGGAGATGTAGAAGTATGCCAGCGCAAGGGAAAAGTAATTTCCTTGTTTGATCTCAAGCTAGTATTGGAATTTATTGGTTCCACAAATGCTGCAACCTCAAAAACAATTAAGGGCTCAATTACCATACCAGAGGTAGCTTATGATTCGGAACGTGACGATTACCAGTTTGACGTGAGCGTGCACAGTAATCCCGACGTTGATAATCAAACAGAAGAACAAATCCGAGCTTTAGCCAAATCCAAATTAATCCCTCAACTAAGGGAAAAATtatttcaatttggagTTGATCTCATCAAAGTCCATGGTTCTGACATTCAATTGCCAGCTGAGCAAGTCAAGTCACAGTATACTAAGAGCAATCAATTgcaaaaagagaaagttaATACCCAAATATTTAAAAAATCTACCCCAGTCTCTATTGATGGAAGCAATTCGTCTTCTCGGGTCCCTAAGTACAATACTAGTACCCTACACCTGGAACCCGTGTTCAACACTAGCGCTGATCAACTGTATATGACTCTTTTGGATAAAGAAAGAGTTGCAGCTTGGACCAGGGCTCCTCCGAATATCGAACCAAAAGAGGGATCGTCATTTGAGCTATTTGGTGGAAACATCAGCGGAAAGATTGAGAAACTCGAatccaacaaaaagattgtGCAGTCATGGAGGCTGGCAACATGGGAAAAAGGCCATTATGCTCAACTTGAAATCAGTTTCCATCAAGGCAGCACTGAGACTAAGATGGAAGTCAACTTTACTGGAATTCCTGTGGGAGAAGAAGATGCAGTACAGAGtaattttgaagaatattACATTCGTTCAATCAAGGTGACCTTCGGATTTGGGGCGGTATTGTAG
- a CDS encoding Mitochondrial superoxide dismutase, protects cells against oxygen toxicity, which produces MLRSSLRTSLPSSKKLASSLVTTRTKVSLPDLRWDFHELEPFISGKINELHYTKHHQTYVNGYNAAIEQLSEAKETNNTPKVIELQQALRFHGGGYVNHNLFWDNLAPPKQGGGELPSESSDFSKKVIEEYGSFDSLISLTNSKLAGIQGSGWAFIVKNKENGSVEVVQRPNQDTVSGSLVPLVAIDAWEHAYYLQYQNVKADYFKAIWNVINWKEAEKRFAK; this is translated from the coding sequence ATGTTGAGATCTTCTTTGCGTACATCTTTGccttcttccaaaaaattgGCATCGTCTCTGGTAACTACCAGAACTAAAGTGTCTCTTCCAGATTTGAGATGGGACTTCCATGAGCTGGAACCATTTATTAGTGGCAAAATCAATGAGTTACATTACACTAAACACCACCAAACCTATGTAAACGGTTATAATGCTGCAATTGAGCAATTGTCTGAGGCTAAGGAGACCAATAACACACCTAAGGTGATCGAGCTACAGCAGGCGCTCCGCTTCCATGGTGGAGGATATGTTAATCATAACCTCTTTTGGGACAATTTGGCTCCTCCAAAACAAGGAGGTGGAGAGCTTCCATCTGAGTCTTCTGATTTTTCTAAGAAAGTCATTGAAGAGTACGGTTCTTTCGATTCACTGATAAGCCTTACCAACTCTAAGTTGGCAGGTATTCAAGGTTCCGGTTGGGCCTTTATTGTAAAGAATAAGGAGAATGGCTCGGTTGAGGTTGTGCAGAGACCAAATCAGGATACTGTTTCCGGTAGTTTGGTCCCTTTGGTTGCTATTGATGCTTGGGAACATGCCTACTATCTACAGTACCAGAATGTCAAAGCTGATTATTTCAAGGCAATCTGGAATGTTATCAATTGGAAGGAAGCTGAAAAGCGCTTCGCCAAATAA